The DNA window CGGGTCCGCCGTCACCTCGTCGCCCTGGATCCTCGTCGCCGCCGGCGTGGTCGTGATGGTGGTGCTGCTGGTGGTGGCGCTCGGCTCGGTGCGCGGTCGGCGGGCGCACCCGGCGCAGGGGCCGACGGACCCGGCGATGTCGTTGCCGGGGCTCCCGGTCGCGCCGGCGACCACGACCGCCGTGCCGCCTGCGGCGTCGGGCACCGCGGCGCGTCCGGTGGCGCCCGGACTGTCGCCCCGGTCGACGGTGCTGCCCGCCCGGCCGACGCCGGCCGTCTCGACGGGCAGCCCACGCGGCGACGTCCGGCCCGCTCCGCCCGCGCCGTCGCCCCCGCCGCCGGCTCCGTCGTCGGCGGTGACCGGACGGTACGGCGTGGTGAGCACGTTCGACGGCGGCTTCATCGGCGAGGTCCTGCTGGTCAACACCGGCCGCTCGGCGCAGGGCTGGACGGTGCGGGTGACGTTTCCGCGCGGCCGGCTAGTCACCGCCTGGGTGGAGGGCGCCGAGCAGGGCCCGTTCGGCTTCGACGGCCGGGTCTTCACCCACCGCAGCGGAGTCGACCTGGCCGCGGGCGCGTCGGTGCCGGTGCGGTTCCACGTCGAGGCGACCGGCACCACCCGGCCGGACGCCTGTGCGGTCGACGGCGTGGCCTGCTCCGGTCGCTGAGTCCATCCGCCTGCCGTCGGGGAGGACGGGCATCACGTTTTGCAAGATGACTGCCGTGTTGCGACGTCGTTTGCAAGGTATTGCAGAATGTTTCGGCAAGAGCTAGCGTGCGGGCGAATCAGCGACCAGAGAAAGGCCGTCGATGAAACCGACGCCGATATCCCCCAAGGCGTTGCTCGCCCTGGTCTCCTCCCTCGTGCTCACCCTCGTCGGCGTGCCGGTGGCCCTCCACCAGCTCGGCGCGGACAGCGCCGAGCGGGCCGCCACCCCCGATGTCCTGGCCGCCGGCAACGCCCCCCAGTGGAACCGGGAGCCGTCCGCCGAGGCGCTGCTCAAGGCCGGCACCAACACCGCGAAGGCCGAACAGTTCTACTTCGTGCTGCCGGACCGCTTCGCCAACGGCGACCGGCGAAACGACACCGGTGGGCTTCGTGGCGACCGGCTCGCCACCGGCCTCGACCCCGCGGACAAGGGCTTCTACCACGGCGGTGACCTCAAGGGCGTCATCGACAAGATGGACTACATCCAGGGGATGGGCACCACCGCCATCTGGCTGGCCCCCATCTTCAAGAACCGGCCCGTGCAGGGCACCGGGGCGGACGTCTCGGCCGGTTACCACGGCTACTGGATCACCGACTTCACCCAGGTCGACCCGCACTTCGGCACCAACGCCGAGCTGAAGAAGCTGGTCGACCTCGCGCACCGGCGCGGCATCAAGGTCTATCTCGACATCATCGTCAACCACACGGCCGACATCATCCGCTACGCGGAGGACAAGTACGGCTACGTGGACAAGAAGACCGCGCCCTACTCCGACGCCTCGGGCCGGGCCTTCGAGGACCGCAACTACGCCGACGGCACGCGGAAGTTCCCCGCGGTGAACTCGACGTCGTTCCCGTACACCCCGACGTTCGCCAGCCCGGCCGACGCGAAGGCCAAGGTCCCGGCGTGGCTCAACGACCCGACCATGTACCACAACCGCGGTGACTCCACGTTCGCCGGCGAGAACAGCGAGTACGGCGACTTCTTCGGCCTCGACGACCTGTGGACCGAGCGTCCCGAGGTGGTCCGGGGCATGACCGACATCTACGGCCAGTGGATCGCCCACGCCGGCGTCGACGGCTTCCGGCTCGACACGGTCAAGCACGCCAACCTCGACTTCTGGCCGCAGTTCACCCGGGGCATCGACGCCTACGCGGCGAAGGCCGGCAAGAAGGACTTCTTCATGTTCGGCGAGGTCTACAGCGCCGACCAGGCGATCGAGTCGACCTACGTGCGGCAAGGCGGCCTGCCCGCCACGCTCGACTTCTCGTTCCAGGAGGCGGCCCGCGGCTACACCGCCGCCGACGGCTCGGCCGAGGCGCTCGCCGACGTGTACGCCAAGGACGACCTGTACTCCGCCCGGGACACCGACGCCAACCGGCTCACCACGTTCCTCGGCAACCACGACATGGGCCGGATCGGCTCGTTCATCGCCGCGGCCGGCGGTGACGACGCCACCCAGCTACGCCGCGACCAGCTCGCCCACCAGCTGATGTTCCTCACCCGCGGGCAACCGGTGGTCTACTCCGGCGACGAGCAGGGCTTCACCGGCCCGGGCGGGGACAAGGACGCCCGCCAGGACATGTTCGCCTCCCGCACCGCCGACTATCTCGACGACGACCTGATCGGCACCACCCGCACCCACGCCTCCGACCAGTACGACACCCGCCACCCGCTCTACCGGACCATCGCCGAGCTGGGCAGGCTGCGGGCGGCCCACCCCGCGCTGCGCGACGGCGTACAGGTCACCCGGTACGCGGCCGACGGCCCGGGCGTGTTCGCGTTCTCCCGGATCCTGAAGACCGAGCGGGTGGAACACGTCGCGGCGGTGAACAACGCCTCGACCCCGCAGACTGTCACCGTGGACACCTGGTCGGCCGGCACCCGCTTCACCGGCATCTACGGCAGCGCCGCGACCGCGACGGCCGGCGCCGACGGCAAGCTGAGCGTCACCGTGCCGGCCATGTCGGCGGTGGTGCTCAAGGCCGACCGGGCGATCCCGCAGCCCGGCGCGGCCCCGACCGTCACGCTCACCCAGCCGGGCGCCGACCCGGTCGCCACCACGACCGCGATCACCGCCCAGGTCACCGGCGACCCGCTCGCCACCGTCACGTTCGCCGCGAAGGTGCCCGGCGGGAAGTGGACGCTGCTGGGCAGCGCCGACCGCGCGCCGTACACGGTCCACCACGACCTGACCGGCCTGGCCGGCGGCACGAAGGTCGAGTACAAGGCGGTGGTCCGCGACGGCAAGGGCCGCACCGCCACCGCCCGCACCACCGGCACGGTCGGCACCCCGGCGCAGGGCGCGTCGCGGGACTGGGCGGTCGTGCACTACCAGCGCCCGGCCGGCGGGTACGACGACTGGGGCCTCTACGCCTGGGGCGACATCGACCCGGCGTACGCCACCGAGTGGCCGAAGGGGCAGCCGTTCGCCGGTGAGGACTCCTACGGCCGGTTCGCCTGGGTGAAGCTCAAGCCCGGCGCGAAGTCGGTCGGCTTCCTGGTGGTCGACAAAGACGGCAACAAGGACGTGGCCAACGACCGCACCATCGACGTCACCCAGACCGGCGAGGTCTGGGTGAAGCAGGGCGATCCGACGCTCTACCCGACCCGCCAGGCCGCCACCGGCGAGCCCGACCCGGCCGTCGACCAGGGCACCGCGGTCATCCACTGGCGCAAGGCCGACGGCAACTACGACGGCTGGGGCCTGCACCTGTGGGACGGCGCGGCCAACCCGACCGACTGGGCCGCCCCGCTGAAGCCGGAGAAGATCGACGCTTACGGCGCGGTGTTCCGGGTGCCCCTGGCCGCCGGCGCGACCGGGCTGAGCTACATCGTTCACCACGGCGACGAGAAGGACCAGCCGGACGACCAGCGCCTCGACCTGACCGGCGTCGGGCACGAGGTGTGGCTGCTGGCCGGCGTCAAGGGCCGGCTGCTGCCGGCGACCAGCACCGGCGCCGCCAAGGACGTCGACCTCGCCAAGCAGAAGGCGCAGTGGATCGACAGGTCCACCGTCGCCTGGGCCACCGGGGCGACCGACGGCAAGAAGTACGCGTTGGTCGCCGCGCCGGCCGGTGGCATCGGCGTCGCCGACGGCGAGCTGACCGGCACGTACACCACGCTCCCGCTGCGGGCGCAGCGCAACGGGCTGACCGAGGCGCAACGGCAGGCGTACCCCCAGCTCTGGGCCTATCACGCCTTCTCGCTGGACCGCGCCGACCTGGCCAAGGTGCCGGCGGCGTTGCGCGGGCAGCTCGTGGTGACCGAGCGGGACGCCGAGGGCGCGTTGCTCAGCGCCACCGGGGTGCAGATCCCCGGCGTGCTCGACGACGTCTACCCGGCGGCCACCTCGGCGAAGCTCGGCCCGACGTTCGCCGGCCGGGTGCCCACCCTCGCGGTGTGGGCGCCGACCGCGCGGAAGGTGTCGCTGCAACTGTTCGACTCGCCGACCGCGCAGCCGAGCACGGTGGCGATGAGCCGCAACGACCGCACCGGCGTCTGGTCGGTGCGCGGCACCAGGACGTGGACCGGGCGCTACTACCGCTACCAGGTCGAGGCCTGGCAGCCGGCGGCGCAGAAGGTGGTCACCGCGTCGGTGACCGACCCCTACTCGGTGGCGCTCGCGCCCAACTCCACGCACAGCCAGATCGTCGACCTGACCGACCCGGCGCTGGCACCGGCCGGCTGGGCCAAGCTGCGCAAGCCGGCCCCGGTGCCGGCGTCGAAGGCGCAGATCTCCGAGCTGTCGGTGCGGGACTTCTCGATCGCCGACAGCACCGTCCCGGCCGAGCGGCGGGGCACCTACCTCGCGTTCACCGACCCGAACACGGCCGGCATGAAGCACCTGCGGGCGCTCGGCGACGCCGGGGTCAACTACCTGCACCTGCTGCCGGCGTTCGACTTCGCCACGATCGAAGAGAAGCGGGCCGACCAGGCCCAGCCGGCCTGCGACCTGGCGAAGCTGCCGCCGGACTCGGACCAGCAGCAGAAGTGCGTCGCGGCGGTGGCCGACTCCGACGGCTACAACTGGGGGTACGACCCGCTGCACTACACCGTGCCGGAGGGCGGTTACGCGGTCGACCCGAACGGCGCGAAGCGCACCACCGAGTTCCGGCAGATGGTCGCCGGGGTGAACCAGGCGGGCATGCGGGTGGTCATGGACGTGGTCTACAACCACACGTCGGCGGCGGGGATCGACCCGAAGTCGGTGCTCGACCAGGTGGTGCCCGGCTACTACCACCGGCTGCTCGAAGACGGCACGGTCGCAAACTCGACCTGCTGCGCCAACACCGCCCCCGAGCACGCCATGATGGGCAAGCTCGTGGTGGACTCGCTGGTCACCTGGGCCAAGGCGTACAAGGTGGACGGCTTCCGGTTCGACCTCATGGGCCACCACCCGAAGGCGAACATCCTGGCCGTACGGGCCGCGCTGGACAGGCTCACGCCCGCCCGCGACGGCGTCGACGGCAAGAAGATCATGCTGTACGGCGAGGGCTGGAACTTCGGTGAGGTCGCCGACGACGCCCGGTTCGTCCAGGCCACCCAGGCCAACATGGCCGGTACCGGGATCGGCACGTTCAACGACCGGCTCCGCGACGCGGTGCGTGGCGGCGGTCCGTTCGACGCCAACCCGAGGGTGCAGGGCTTCGCCTCCGGCCTGTTCACCGACCCGAACGGCGACGAGGTCAACGGCTCGGCGGCCGAGCAGAAGGCCCGGCTGCTGCACGCCCACGACCTGATCAAGGTGGGGCTGACCGGCAACCTGCGCGACTACCGGTTCACCGACACCTCCGGCAAGCGGGTCACCGGCGGCCAGGTCGACTACAACGGCTCGCCGGCCGGCTACACCGCCGCGCCGGGCGAGGCGGTCACCTACGTCGACGCGCACGACAACGAGATCCTGTACGACGCGTTGGCGTACAAGCTGCCGCCGGGCACCTCGGCGCAGGACCGGGCCCGGATGCAGGTGCTCGCGTTGGCGACCACGGCGTTCGGGCAGGGCACCGGGTTCGTGACGGCCGGCTCGGAGCGGCTGCGCTCGAAGTCGCTGGACCGCAACTCGTTCAACTCCGGCGACTGGTTCAACCAGATCCGCTGGGACTGCGCCCGGGGCAACGGCTTCGGCGCCGGCCTGCCGCCGGAGCAGGACAACAAGGACAAGTGGCCGTACGCGAAGCCGCTGCTGGCCGATCCGAAGCTGGTTCCGGGCTGCACGGCGATCGACCTGACCGACGCCCGCTACGCGGAGCTGCTGCGCATCCGGCGGTCCTCGCCGGTGTTCGGGCTGCCCACCGCCGAGCAGGTGCAGAAGCGGGTCGCGTTCCCGCTGTCCGGGGAGAAGGAGACCCCGGGCGTGCTCACCATGACCCTGGACGCCCGCGGGCTGGACGGGAAGTGGAAGTCGGTGACCGTGGTCTTCAACGCGACCCCGGAGACGGCGAAGCAGACCGTCACCGGCCTGCGGGGGGCGAACGTGGCGCTGCACCCGGTGCTGCGGAACTCGGCCGACCCGGCGCTGCGGACGGCCTCGTTCGACCGGGCCGCCGGCACCTTCACCGTGCCGGCGCGCAGCGTGGCGGTCTTCGTCCAGAGCTGACCGCACCCGCGGACCGGCCCCCCTGCCACCTGGCAGGGGGGCCGGTCCGTACCCCGGGTCCGTCAGGTCAGTTGAAGCAGTCCTTGACGGTGTTGGCGCAGTTGGTGGGGTCGTTGTCGCTGATGAGGGACTCGTCGTCGAGCTTGACGTGGCCCTCGTTGTTGAGGATGCCGCCGGCGACGCGGTGCAGTTTGCTGGTGTCGGTGGCGGTGTTCTTGGTGACGTGGGTCTTGGTCAGGGTGATGGTGGCCTTGTTGTTGAAGATGCCGCCGCCGTTGCGGGCGGTGTTGCCCTTGACCAGGGTGTCGCGCAGGGTGAGGGCGGCGTTGTCGTCCTCGTCGTGCTCGCGGGTGAGGAAGCCGTCTTCGATCTTGACGAGCCATTCGCCGTTGTAGATGCCGCCGCCGAAGCGGTTTGCGGTGTTGTCGGCGATGACGCTGTCGGCGATGGTGGCGCTGCCCTCGTCCTTGGTGTTGGGGTAGCCCCAGTGCTTGCCGCCGGTGGTGACGACGCCGCCGCCGTCGCCGTCGGCGTGGTTGCCGGCGACGACGACCTTGTCGAGGTCGAGGTCGGTGTTCTCGGCGTAGATGCCGCCGCCGTTCTCGCAGGCGGTGTTGCCGGTGATGTGGGTGAAGGAGACGGTGACGTAGCCGCCGCTGCTGAACAGGCCGCCACCGTTCTTCCCGGCCCGGTTGTTCGACAGCGAGGACTTCCCGCCCTCCTTGCCGCCGTCCTTGCCGTGGTCGGAACCGATGATCTCGACCGTACCGGCCTCGTCGTGCTTGCCCGACGGCACGTAGCTCTGCAGCTCGGTGGCGTCGGCGCCGTGCTTGCCGGAGAGGCCGTTGCCGTTGGCGATACCGCCACCGTTGCCGCCGGCGGTGTTGTCGTCGACCTTGGTCTCCTCGACCTTGAGGATGCCGCGGTTGAAGATGCCGCCGCCGTCGCCCTGGGCGTGGTTGTTGACGACCTTGCTCTCCTCCAGCCACACGCGGCCGAAGTTGGCCACCGCGCCGCCGTTGTGCTCGGCGTTGTTGTCGGTGAGCTTGACGTTGGACAGGTGGGCGCTGCCGCCGCGCTCGACCAGCAGCGCGCCGCCGTCACCCTCGCCCTGCTTCTCGTCCCCGTTCTCCGGGCCGGAGACCGCGACCGTCGTCGCGGTCGTGGCCTGCGCCGCCGTGGTGGCGGCCTGCGCCGCGACCGGAGCCGCCGCGACCGGAGCCGCCGCGACCGGAGCCGCCGCGACCGGAGCCGCCGCGACCGGAGCCGCCGCGACCGGAGCCGCCGCGACCGGAGCCGCCGCGACCGGAGCCGCCGCGACCGGAGCCGCCTGGGCGGCGACCGCCGCCTGGGCCGCGGTGGCGGCCTGCGCTCCCGCGGCCGCCAGCTGGGCCGGGGCGACCGGAGCGGCGGGCTGCGCCGCCGTGCCGTTCGTTGCCGCGGGCGCCATCGGGCCGGGGTACTTGAACTCGGACGCGTTGCCGCCCTTGACCGTCAGGTCCTTGAGGGTGAGGTGGCCGCCGTCGGCGACGCGGAAGATGCGGAAGGTGTCCTCGGCGTCGCGCTCGATGGTGGAGCCGTTGCCCTTGATGGTGACGTCCTGCTTGATCTCGGGCAGGGCGCCGCCGACCTTGCGGTCCTTGACGCCGAGTTCGTAGGTGCAGTTCTCGGCGAGCTTCAGGGTGCCGCCGTGGTCGCGGTTGGCCAGTTCGAGCGCGTCGACGAGGGCGTCGTCGTCGCAGGGGATCTCGCGGGCCTTGTCGTTGTCCTCGTGGCCGCCCCACTCGCCCCGGTAGCGACCCTCCTGGCCCCGGTCCTTGCCGTCCTTGCCGTACTCGTCGCCGCGGTAGTCGTCCTTGCCGTGCTCGTCCTCGGTGCCCTCGTCGCCGTGGTCGTCGCTGAGCTGCTGCGTGGTCGACCACTTGACGTCGGCGAGCCGGTGCGGACCGGTGACCCCGGTGGTCGCGTAGGCCACGCCGGCGAGGCTGACCGCTCCGGTCAGGCCCACGACGCCGGTCGCGAGCCAGAGCCGGCGGCGCCGGAGCGGGGAGACGGTCTCGCGGGTGGTGGCGTCATCGTTATTGCGAAGGTAGTTGGACATCGGAGCTCTCTGCCCTCTCCTTGTACCTGACAAGGTCGCTTCGCCACAGCGAGGCGGCCTTCGCTACAAATCGGTTGTAGCTGCTGAAC is part of the Micromonospora sp. WMMD980 genome and encodes:
- a CDS encoding cellulose binding domain-containing protein, with the translated sequence MSRTRRAAPSPGSAVTSSPWILVAAGVVVMVVLLVVALGSVRGRRAHPAQGPTDPAMSLPGLPVAPATTTAVPPAASGTAARPVAPGLSPRSTVLPARPTPAVSTGSPRGDVRPAPPAPSPPPPAPSSAVTGRYGVVSTFDGGFIGEVLLVNTGRSAQGWTVRVTFPRGRLVTAWVEGAEQGPFGFDGRVFTHRSGVDLAAGASVPVRFHVEATGTTRPDACAVDGVACSGR
- the pulA gene encoding pullulanase-type alpha-1,6-glucosidase, coding for MKPTPISPKALLALVSSLVLTLVGVPVALHQLGADSAERAATPDVLAAGNAPQWNREPSAEALLKAGTNTAKAEQFYFVLPDRFANGDRRNDTGGLRGDRLATGLDPADKGFYHGGDLKGVIDKMDYIQGMGTTAIWLAPIFKNRPVQGTGADVSAGYHGYWITDFTQVDPHFGTNAELKKLVDLAHRRGIKVYLDIIVNHTADIIRYAEDKYGYVDKKTAPYSDASGRAFEDRNYADGTRKFPAVNSTSFPYTPTFASPADAKAKVPAWLNDPTMYHNRGDSTFAGENSEYGDFFGLDDLWTERPEVVRGMTDIYGQWIAHAGVDGFRLDTVKHANLDFWPQFTRGIDAYAAKAGKKDFFMFGEVYSADQAIESTYVRQGGLPATLDFSFQEAARGYTAADGSAEALADVYAKDDLYSARDTDANRLTTFLGNHDMGRIGSFIAAAGGDDATQLRRDQLAHQLMFLTRGQPVVYSGDEQGFTGPGGDKDARQDMFASRTADYLDDDLIGTTRTHASDQYDTRHPLYRTIAELGRLRAAHPALRDGVQVTRYAADGPGVFAFSRILKTERVEHVAAVNNASTPQTVTVDTWSAGTRFTGIYGSAATATAGADGKLSVTVPAMSAVVLKADRAIPQPGAAPTVTLTQPGADPVATTTAITAQVTGDPLATVTFAAKVPGGKWTLLGSADRAPYTVHHDLTGLAGGTKVEYKAVVRDGKGRTATARTTGTVGTPAQGASRDWAVVHYQRPAGGYDDWGLYAWGDIDPAYATEWPKGQPFAGEDSYGRFAWVKLKPGAKSVGFLVVDKDGNKDVANDRTIDVTQTGEVWVKQGDPTLYPTRQAATGEPDPAVDQGTAVIHWRKADGNYDGWGLHLWDGAANPTDWAAPLKPEKIDAYGAVFRVPLAAGATGLSYIVHHGDEKDQPDDQRLDLTGVGHEVWLLAGVKGRLLPATSTGAAKDVDLAKQKAQWIDRSTVAWATGATDGKKYALVAAPAGGIGVADGELTGTYTTLPLRAQRNGLTEAQRQAYPQLWAYHAFSLDRADLAKVPAALRGQLVVTERDAEGALLSATGVQIPGVLDDVYPAATSAKLGPTFAGRVPTLAVWAPTARKVSLQLFDSPTAQPSTVAMSRNDRTGVWSVRGTRTWTGRYYRYQVEAWQPAAQKVVTASVTDPYSVALAPNSTHSQIVDLTDPALAPAGWAKLRKPAPVPASKAQISELSVRDFSIADSTVPAERRGTYLAFTDPNTAGMKHLRALGDAGVNYLHLLPAFDFATIEEKRADQAQPACDLAKLPPDSDQQQKCVAAVADSDGYNWGYDPLHYTVPEGGYAVDPNGAKRTTEFRQMVAGVNQAGMRVVMDVVYNHTSAAGIDPKSVLDQVVPGYYHRLLEDGTVANSTCCANTAPEHAMMGKLVVDSLVTWAKAYKVDGFRFDLMGHHPKANILAVRAALDRLTPARDGVDGKKIMLYGEGWNFGEVADDARFVQATQANMAGTGIGTFNDRLRDAVRGGGPFDANPRVQGFASGLFTDPNGDEVNGSAAEQKARLLHAHDLIKVGLTGNLRDYRFTDTSGKRVTGGQVDYNGSPAGYTAAPGEAVTYVDAHDNEILYDALAYKLPPGTSAQDRARMQVLALATTAFGQGTGFVTAGSERLRSKSLDRNSFNSGDWFNQIRWDCARGNGFGAGLPPEQDNKDKWPYAKPLLADPKLVPGCTAIDLTDARYAELLRIRRSSPVFGLPTAEQVQKRVAFPLSGEKETPGVLTMTLDARGLDGKWKSVTVVFNATPETAKQTVTGLRGANVALHPVLRNSADPALRTASFDRAAGTFTVPARSVAVFVQS